The Aquidulcibacter paucihalophilus genomic interval CGTGCAAGACGGCTCCCAGATCGACGAAGCCGCCCTTCAGCCCCGGATGGACCTCGACGATTCGTCCGATGCAGCGGGCGCCGAGCCGATGTTCGGGAACATCGTCCTCGCGCTGGATGAGCAGATGTTCGAACCGGCCATCCCGCACGACCACGCCCCGGACCTCGCCGGGCGTGTCGTCGAGGAAGACCTCGAGGCTCACGACCGCCAGCCCGCGCCGTTCAGCAGATTGACCGTCTCGAACAACGGCAGGCCCATCACGGCGGGATAGCTGCCGACCAGCCGGGTGACGAAGGCACCGGCCCGGCCCTGGATGCCGTAGCCACCCGCCTTGCCCCGCCATTCGCCCGAGGCGACATAGGCGGCGATCTCGGGATCGGACAGAACCTTGAAGGAGACGCGGGTGTCGACGACCCGGTGGGTGGTCCGCACCCCGGCGGTGACCGCCACGCCCGTGAAGACCCGGTGATTGCGGCCCGACAGCAGTTTCAGGAACCGGACGGCCTCGGCCTCGTCGGCGGGTTTTTCCAGCAGGCGACGGCCCACGGCGACCACCGTGTCGGCGGCCAGCACCACCGCGTCGGGCGCTCCGGCTGCCACGGCCTCGGCCTTGGACACGGCCAGCCGCGCGGCGAGGCGCGACGGCGTCTCGTCCTTCAGTGGCGTTTCGTCGATGTCGGCGGGTTCGACGCGGTCGGGCGTGATCCCGACCAGCGCCAGCAGTTCGATGCGGCGCGGGCTGGCCGAAGCCAGCACGAGTTCAGGACGCGACAAGCGCGCGCCCTTACTTGAAGCGGTAGGTGATGCGGCCCTTGGTCAGGTCATAGGGCGTCATCTCGACCAGGACCTTGTCGCCGGCCAGCACGCGGATGCGGTTCTTGCGCATCTTGCCGGCGGTGTGGGCGATGATCTCGTGGTCGTTGCCCTCGAGCAGCACGCGGAACGTCGCATTCGGCAGCAGTTCGCTGACGACGCCGGGAAACTCGAGCAGTTCTTCCTTAGCCATGCGGCCTCTCGCGCCCTGAGAATAGGAGTCAGAACGCGCGCCGGGCGAAAGCGCGCGTCGTTAAGGAGCGGGCGTATGCCTGAAAACGGCGGGTTAGTCGAGGCAGGTAGGTGCTAGGTCGTGATTGGTGGTTGGTGGTTGGTGGTTGGCTGATGCCGACAACCGCGCCTGCAGACTCTTCCGGGGTACCCGGGGCCGGCAATCACCAATCACCAATCACCAACCACCAATCACCCGCTTCACCCCCGCCGGTAAAGCGCCGTCACCAGGGTGAACAGCCGCCGCGCCGTCTCGTGGTCGATGGCGATCTTGCCGTCCAGCCGGGCCTTCAGAATCTCGGCACCCTCGTTGTGCAGGCCCCGGCGGCCCATGTCGACGGCCTCGATCTGGGACGGGGACGTGCCGCGCAGGGCTTCGTAATAGCTGTCGCAGATGGCGATATAGTCCTTCACCACCTTGTTCAGGGGCGTCAGCGACAGGCCGTGAACCCGGTGGAAATCCGGCCCCGTAATGTCGAAGGCCAGACGACCGTCCACCATGGCCAGTTTCAGCGCATAGGGACCGTTCGCCGCCCCGGCCGGCTCGAAACTGTTCTTCTCCAGCAGGTCGAAGATGGCGACCCGCCGCTCGTGCTCGATCTCGGCGGTCGCGGACTGCAACGTCGCAGCATCGAGGTCGATCGAGGTCAGCCGGTGTTCGCTCACGTGGGATCCGCCTCTTCCGACAGATGGGTCGGTGCCAGTTTGGCGGGCCAGCGCTCCGACAGGTCGGTCAGCACCGCGTCGAGGCATTCGACGTCGATGCGCAGGTCGCCGCCGCCGGCGAACATCAGGATGACCCGCCCGCCCGGTGCCTCATCCGGCGCAAACTCCATGGCCAGCAGTTCAAGCGCGCTCTCGGGCAGGCGCGGCAGGCGACGGCTCTTGACCGCGATGACGTCGCCGAACTGCATCGCCGCCATCACCCGCGTCCCGCCGCACTCCCAGCAGAAGCGGCTGAGCTTCAGCGTCACCCGCCGGGACGCCGGCTCCCAGACGATGTCGACCGGGCGCAGGATGGCGTCCTGCAGGGCCGCAGAAATGATGTGCAGATCGTCGGCGTCTTCGGCCAGCAGGCGCAGCGGTTCGACCGGCGCGCGCGCCGTCGTCTCCGTCTCCGCCTCGCCGACCTCAGTGCTCATTCGCATCGTCTTTGACCCGCCGGATCTCGGCCCCGCAGGCGCTCAGCTTCTCTTCCAGCCGCTCGAACCCGCGATCGAGGTGATAGACCCGCCCGACCGTGGTCTCGCCATGCGCCGCCATGCCGGCGATGACCAGGCTGACCGAGGCCCGCAGGTCGGTGGCCATGACCTGGGCCCCGTGCAGCTCCGACACCCCCTTCACCACCGCCTCGCCGGCGTGGACGGAGATGTCCGCCCCGAGCCGCGCCAGCTCCGGCGCGTGCATGAACCGGTTCTCGAAGATGTTCTCGTGGATGACGCTGTCGCCGTCGGCCGTCGTCATCAGGGCCATGAACTGGGCCTGCAGGTCAGTAGCGAAGCCCGGATAGACCTCGGTGGCGACATTGACCGCCTTCAGCCGAACGGCCGGGTCGCGTTTCACGATCACGCCGTCCGAAGTCGGCGTCACCTCGACCCCGGCCTCGATCATCTTCTCGCTCAGCGCCGTCATCAGTTCCGGGCGGGTCTTCGTCAGCCGCACCTCGCCGCCCGTCATGGCGGCGGCGACGGCGTAGGAGCCCATCTCGATCCGGTCGGGAATCACCGACCAGCTGGCTCCGCCCAGGGACGAGACGCCGGTGATGGTCAGGACATCGGTGTCGATCCCCTCGATCCGCGCGCCCATGGCGGTCAGACAGCGGGCCAGGTCACCGATCTCCGGTTCGCGAGCGGCCTTGCGAAGGACCGTCACTCCGTCGGCCAGCACGGCGGCCAGCAGCGCATGTTCCGTCGCCCCGACCGAGACGAAGGGAAACTCGATCTCGGCTCCCTTCAGCCCGTGGGGCGTGCGGGCGATGACATAGCCCTCTTCCAGTTCGATCTCGGCCCCCATGGCGGTCAGGGCCTGCAGGTGCAGGTCGACCGGCCGCGCGCCGATGGTGCAGCCGCCGGGCAGCGAGACCTTGGCCTCGCCGGTGCGGGCCAGCAGCGGCCCCAGAACATTGAATGAGGCCCGCATCTGCCGGACCAGGTCATAGGGGGCGAAGGTCGAGGTCAGGGCCGCGGCGTGGAACAGCGTCTCCTGCCCGTCCGCGCCGTCTCGCTCGCTGACCTGGACGCCGAGCGCCTCAAGGAGCCGGCCCAGAAACTTGGTGTCGGCCAGGCGCGGCATATTGGTCAGCAGCAGCGGCTGATCGGTCAGGATCGAGGCGGCCATCAGCTTGAGGGCGGAGTTCTTGGCGCCGCTGATCGGAATGCTTCCGTTCAGCCGGGCGCCGCCGGTGATGGCGATGCTGTCCATGTCGTCTCTTGCGACCCCGTGCAGGGCGCAAGGGGGGATCGGCTATCTAGCGCGGACAACCACCCCGGCGAAA includes:
- a CDS encoding nucleoside triphosphate pyrophosphatase, coding for MSRPELVLASASPRRIELLALVGITPDRVEPADIDETPLKDETPSRLAARLAVSKAEAVAAGAPDAVVLAADTVVAVGRRLLEKPADEAEAVRFLKLLSGRNHRVFTGVAVTAGVRTTHRVVDTRVSFKVLSDPEIAAYVASGEWRGKAGGYGIQGRAGAFVTRLVGSYPAVMGLPLFETVNLLNGAGWRS
- the infA gene encoding translation initiation factor IF-1, which translates into the protein MAKEELLEFPGVVSELLPNATFRVLLEGNDHEIIAHTAGKMRKNRIRVLAGDKVLVEMTPYDLTKGRITYRFK
- a CDS encoding UPF0262 family protein yields the protein MSEHRLTSIDLDAATLQSATAEIEHERRVAIFDLLEKNSFEPAGAANGPYALKLAMVDGRLAFDITGPDFHRVHGLSLTPLNKVVKDYIAICDSYYEALRGTSPSQIEAVDMGRRGLHNEGAEILKARLDGKIAIDHETARRLFTLVTALYRRG
- a CDS encoding DUF2948 family protein — protein: MSTEVGEAETETTARAPVEPLRLLAEDADDLHIISAALQDAILRPVDIVWEPASRRVTLKLSRFCWECGGTRVMAAMQFGDVIAVKSRRLPRLPESALELLAMEFAPDEAPGGRVILMFAGGGDLRIDVECLDAVLTDLSERWPAKLAPTHLSEEADPT
- the murA gene encoding UDP-N-acetylglucosamine 1-carboxyvinyltransferase encodes the protein MDSIAITGGARLNGSIPISGAKNSALKLMAASILTDQPLLLTNMPRLADTKFLGRLLEALGVQVSERDGADGQETLFHAAALTSTFAPYDLVRQMRASFNVLGPLLARTGEAKVSLPGGCTIGARPVDLHLQALTAMGAEIELEEGYVIARTPHGLKGAEIEFPFVSVGATEHALLAAVLADGVTVLRKAAREPEIGDLARCLTAMGARIEGIDTDVLTITGVSSLGGASWSVIPDRIEMGSYAVAAAMTGGEVRLTKTRPELMTALSEKMIEAGVEVTPTSDGVIVKRDPAVRLKAVNVATEVYPGFATDLQAQFMALMTTADGDSVIHENIFENRFMHAPELARLGADISVHAGEAVVKGVSELHGAQVMATDLRASVSLVIAGMAAHGETTVGRVYHLDRGFERLEEKLSACGAEIRRVKDDANEH